TTTGGTGATGAAATCAGAGGAATTGCTGCTGTTTCAGAGATTCCTCTTGGTAAGAAAACACAAATTCCTAATATAGgaactgttttaaaaacaagtttcatTTACctcctgtcctttttttttgttttgttaattattttcatcttttatgATTTTAGGTGAAGTTGTCTTGTTCAACATCTTTTATGAGGTGTTCACTGTTTGCACGTCAGTTATTGCAGAAGACAATAACGGTGAGTCATCAAACAGAATCTGATTGGttaattaacttaaaaaaattattctATATCAGTAATAAAAACTTTGTGCTTGGCACACTTACAGGTAACCTCATTCATGGTAGAAATCTGGATTTTGGATTATTTATGGGGTAAGAAATCCCTTCAAAATCCAATTTTTAAGCTTGATCGTCTTGAGTCACATGCAATAAACTAACATGACATGgatttgttctttttcacaGCTGGGATGTGAAAAACAAGTCATGGATCATTAGTGAGAAGCTGAAGCCTCTGGTCGTGAACCTCGACTTCAAGAGAAATAATCAGACCGTCTTCAAGTCTACAAACTTTGCTGGTTATGTTGGCATGCTGACTGGCATCAAGCCTGTAAGTCATTATGTATTATAGCTCAATTCAATTATCATAACAAATGATTTCACACCCATGCTAGCTGTTGAGCTGTGTATGCTTCTTCCACAATTCTTAATGTAAGAAAGattttaaagatgtttcttctttcttccatTTAGCACATGTTCACTCTGACTATGAACGAGCGCTTCAGTCTCGATGGAGGATACATTGGTGAGAGATTAACGGTTTTGCTCAGCACGATTTCTATAGGCATTAGAGTTGAGGTCTGTGTTTTGTGACCGCTTGTCATCATCTAAATGTTTTCACATGCAGGAATCCTGGAGTGGATCTTGGGAAAGAGAGATGGGATGTGGATGAGTTTCCTCACTCGCTCAGTCCTAGAAAACGCAAACAGGTATTTATTCCTCTTTGATATTTAAGGTACATTGTGGAGATGTTTGCCACTGGTAAACTGGTcccttttattatttgtatgttGTGTTCTAGCTGCATTCATACCGGGGCACAATGAAGCTCTTTGCCTGAACCCGACGGGACCTGGCGGGTTCGGGCCGGGCTCAGGCTTGCGCTCTAGGTTGCGCAATAAATGATTGGTCAGGTGATGCGTTTCAATTAGCGTGAAAATGGATGCTGAAACGGAGAATGCCCTCTGGTGATTTTGGTTGCAACGGCAAAGAAAGCAAAGTCTGAGGTGTGGAAAACCTGTGACCACAGGCATGTTGATGATAAGGCACGTTGATCGACGCTGTTCAACACCTGCCAGTGTCGGGCTATGAACAGGTTTGGGCTGTTaaaaagctgtcaatcaaaatgtacttgTCGGACTCGGACCTTGTGTGGCCTAACTTTTAAGCCCCGATTACAGTTAAAcgcaaaacacacacgcagtgaTGATGTGATGCACTTTTTTGTTGAGGACAGCCATGTATATCTGTCTAATGGCAGTAATGTGCTGTAAAGTTTTGCAGGTATGCGAGAAGGACATACGCTTATGTGAAGTATGCAGGTttcaaaagaataacaaaaaaatgtattttttaattgtttagaAAATGCATGGAACATGTTTGTAAGGTATTAAGGACTCAGACAATACAATTTGCTGACGAACAAATGTGAAGGAGTAAAACTGTTAATTACAATGAAAGCTCCACAGGGTTTATCatcctgtaaaataaaatgcttcTCAATTTCAAGGCacgtttatttatatattacagtccaacaaggcaattcaaatgGTTTCCCtgagacaaaaaacattattgagaaacacaaggcaatatgaaaagaaatatgaCTTGGAAAAAGAGACTACAGTGTACAAACATTGCGGTGTGATATATGAATGCACAGTCCCACGTTTAATAAGAAAAGGCATTAGCAAACATGATTTTGCAGCTTTGATTTAGAAAGACTTGAGAGTTGAAGCAGACTTCAGTTTTCTCTGGATCCAGGTTTGTGGTGCATAATTACTCAATGCTGCCTCTCCGTGTCCAGCGACGATGTCTCTGTAACAATGAGTCTTGTCCCATTCTCACCAGCTATGAGGAAGCCAAAAGTCGCCTGGTTCAGACCAAGCTGCTGGCTCCAGCTTACTTCATCCTCGGGGGAAACCAGACAGGCCAGGGCTGCATCATCACACGATCCAGACTGCTCAGCATCGACCTCTTGGAGTAAGTACTAGAGCTTATTCAGCATTTAATGTCAACAATACGgcttgtttttgaatttttcttttttttaaatgcttaatCACCACGTATATTTGGACTACAAATTGGTGATATATCAGACAGTCCTGAGCAAACCTCAAACACCATATAACCTATAAAACTACAATGAAACATAGGAGTGATGTATGTTGACTTGTGTCTAACTGACCTTTTTTGTgtctagtttttatttttattttttttatgtgccaGTGTCACAATGACACAGCTTTTCTTGTGTTTCCTGTTAAAACATTACTTGTTCAACTAACTGATGACGGCATTAGTTTCAGATCGTCTTTCACAAATCAGGTGCTTAGTGTCAcgtgttgagttttttttttttttttttttttaattgttttatttcaggatTGACCTGAATCTGGGCCGCTGGTATGTCCTGGAGACAAACTACGATCATTGGAAGGAGCCGTTGTTCCTGGATGATCGCAGAACTCCCGCCATGAGGTGCATGAACCAGACCACACAGACCGTAAGTACTGAGACAGATGTGGaataagtattcagatcttttactgtAGTAAAAGTAGCAGTTACCACATTGTataaatactctgttacaagtaaaagtcctacatTCACAATTgtattcaagtaaaagtacatttacattaaaatattctTCTAAATACCAGAAGTAAAAGTTCTCATAGTGCAGAAAGGCCCAGTTCAGAACCATAAATCTTCTAATTTCTTCTTTCATACTTATTGACACAGTAATATGCATGCATCACTAATGTTGGAGTGGGTAATGGTGGTGCTAATTTTAATGACttcactgccaggtgccctaaACTATAATCTATTATAATTAGTAGTTGATTGGTGTTAAATATAAGTTATATTTAGTATGaatctgaatatttaaaaagtaactgGTAGCTTCATCTGTCAGATACatatagtgaagtaaaaagtagaagtagTAAGTAATAGTTGCTTCTCTGttgtggagtagaagtatgaagtagaatcaaatggaaatactcaagtaaagtagaagtactgaaaaaagaaaattgtgcaTAGTTGCATTCCACCGATGGCGGACAAAAGCCGCTTCCTGGACAGAAATGGACAAATGTCTGTCTCTGATTTAGAGGATGTGAATGTTTTCAGATGTAGTTAAAGCTTCGTAAAGCCAGTCATGTGATtattataaatctttttttaggtCTAAAGTGAAATACAAGTGTGACACATTCCTGTTTTTCTCATAGTGGTAAAACACCATTgatctgttctttttttcagaatatTACACTGAAGAGCATGTATGATGTCCTCTCCACCAAACCAGTGCTAAACAAGGTGAGTCTTCCGATGGaagtttgtatttattaatttattaaaagcAAGTTGGATCGGTTCAGTGTAAATAACGTTTTCCTGCTGTTTTTCACAGTTGACTACATACACAACACTGATGCAAGTGTCTGAGGGAAAACTGGAGTCGTATATCCGCGACTGTCCGAATCCCTGCATGCCCTGGTAACGCTGCATCCACTGAACCCAGATCAGTTTGTTAATGCCTATCTGCATGGGGAAGCTGTGATGAAGACAAGCTCCGCTGATCTTGGGACATAAGTAGAAAGTTTTCCTTTTAACTGTTTGCACAGCTATCAAATCACATGAACCAAAGTTTTTCttgatatttgtgttttggttttcagCTTTGAAAATACTGAATGTTAACTAAAATGATCTCAACATGGGCTTAGGGACCCCTGAGATAGTCTTGTGTGTAATTCAATTAATGCAAAATATGGTTACATCCTTTAGTCAAATTTCTCAAATCCACTCAACATTTAGGCCTGCTTTATTAGGTAATGTCTTTGAATCCAGGTCCGTGTCAAAACGTCGTACCATGTTAGTTAGTTACTGTCTCACCACATGATCACTGACCATTTTACACACTGACAAATGTACCTCGTGGatgaccttttgtttttttaaagatggttAATAAATTTATTCCCAAATTTAAGGTTTTACTTGTGTTTCTTATGGAAGTTTTACCATGTAAGAcggttatattttgaatttactTCAGATTATTTTCCCCAGTTCATCCCtaattgttttgtctataaaatgtcagtaaataGGGGAAAATACCCCAATTTCCCATATGAAGTAATGTCTTCAAATGTACAAAACCCAAAAATATATTAACAGTGTATGGGCAGGAGTcctgaatttaaatttaatatctTTACACCCTTTGCATATATTTAAAGAACTCTTCGCCACTTCACATTATTACCAGTAAATCAGTGATTTACCGTACAGTTAATGTAAGACTGAACAATAAGTGTTGTTTGCCCTAAAAGGTCAGCACAGTATATGATAAGAAATcttagtatgttaaaaatgtaataaaaggtCATACTGTCGTgttataaagtcatagtatgtcaaaaaatgcaataaGTCATAGTTTTatgtttcataaaaagtcatgtagtatgttggaaaaaaaagtcatagtattgtgtcatgaaaagtcatagtatggtatgttaaaGTCatcgtatgtcaaaaaatgtgatccAAATTcatggtattgtatgtcatGAAAGTtgaagtatagtatgtcatagtgGAGTATTTCATGAAAGTCATAGCAGACCCGGGTTTGACTCGGCCCTGCAGcccttgctgcatgtcattccccgtTATtctcccccttcatgtctttatctgtcctgtcaaaaagaAAGGCTAGAAAATTatctataaaaagtcatagaattttatgtaaaaataatgtcTTGGTATTGtgtgtcatagtatagtatgtcaaaacatgttataaataggcatagtatagtttgtcataaaaagacatagagTATGACaaaagaatcagaaatactttactTATCCCCAAAGGGAacttctgtgttacagttgcaagagtgtagaaatatcagagtagaaatatgaataaagaaatataaagagtGTGGATGTGTACCTTATTTACACAGTTAAAGGAATTTGTATGATACTGTATTTGCATCATTTAGGAGTTGTTATAGTGAACATTAATAATGAATAGatagtagcagcagagtattgcacacattttaagcCAGTGttgttgcacaaaacagataacaTTGTCTAGTTTCAAACTctctaagtgtctgtgtgtcaaacacagagggaggagttatatagtttgatggccacaggcaggaatgacttcctgtagcgctctgtggtgcattttgggagaatgagtcttgCACTGAAAGTGCTTCAGTGTATGAGAagcaagccatggagtgggtgggAGACTGTCCTAGAtgacatgtagtttggacagcgtcctcctctctgacaccactGACAGAcgcacagtatgtcaaaaagttgtTGTATTGTATGTCCTAGAGgtcatggtattgtatgtcaaacaagtgataaaaagtaacagtatagaAAGTCAAGAATCCtcatagtcatagtatagtatgtcaaaaaatgtaacaaaaagctatagaatagtatgtcagaaaaaagtcctaatatactatgtcaaaaaatttaagaaaaagtatagtattacatagtattgtatttaatGAAAAATCCTAGTATGATATGtcaaagtcatggtataatgTTATAAtcaagtcctagtatagtatgtttttaAAGGTCATAGGATAGGATGtctaaaatatttataaaaatccAAAGTATAatgtaatacaaatataaaaaaatatagtatgtcacaaaaaagtaatagtatagcatgttagaAAATGTAATCCCTCCCTTGTGTTTTTTAGCTGTCCTGTGCTGTGCTGAGTGGGTGTGGCGCTCCTggttctctctccctcctcgtCAGGACATCTGTGGCTTCCTATACCCCTGAACCAGATCCAGCACTCACCGCTCCTGTGTAAACCCCAGCTATCCAACCAGTCTCTGCCAGATCGTCTGTTCACCCAAAGTGGTAACCCTCGCTACGGCCAGCCTGAGGATTTTTAGTTGGTTAGTCTGCCTCTAGTGTATCCTGCTTTGAGCTAtgttgactttgtgtgttttttgctccTGCTCCAGATACCCGCTTCAGTCCTGGAAGCCCAGTCTACCTGTGTGAGCcaaattgttgtgtttttttggaccAGCGTCCCGCCTGTCTGTCCGCTCTCAGCCCAAGACGATTTCAAACCACCATCATCACCTTTTTGTTCAATGAAACTCTATTCCTGTTTCCAACCTTTCCTCCGTGTCTGCTCCTGAATCTGGAAAGGCCAGCGTAACAATATGGTATGtcaataaattgaataaaaagtcatattttaagtcaaaaggacatagtattgtatgtcaaaaaactcatGGTATTGTGTGTCATGATattgtatgtcattaaaaaagtcatagtatagtatgtcaaaacatgcaatcaaaaaaacatagtataggatgtcaaaaaatgtcacaaaaaagtaatagtattaaaaggaaagtcacagtatagtgttgtaaaaaaatcatagtttaggatgtcataaaaagtcatagtgtattatgtcaaaaaatgtagtaaaagtcatagtattgtatgtaaaacaaataatggTATTGTGTGTTGTAGTATTGCATgccataaaaaagtcatggcataaTTTGTATGTCAAAACATGTAATCAatagtcatagtagagtatgtcataaaaggtcaaagtgtagtatgtcaaaaaatttaataaaagtcatagtaatgtatttcatgaaaagtcgtagtatagcatgtacagtatgtcaaagaagtgatagtacagcatgtcgtaaaaaagtcatagtatagcatgttgtaaattgttatagtacagtatgtcaaaacatgTAATCAAAAGGTATAGCATTGTGCTTCagaaaaagtatagtatgtcgtaaaatgtcatagtatggtatgttttCAAAAGTCAGTATTTTGTGtcataaagaagtcatagtatagtatagtcagaaaatgtcatcattgGTCATTGTATTATGTTtcagaaaaagtaatagtattgcaTGGCATAAAACcgtcatgttatagtatgtcatcaAAAGTCATTGTATTATGTTtcagaaaaagtaatagtattgtatgtcataaagaaatcaaagtatagtatgtcaaaaaatatcataaaagaAAGTAATAGTGTttaatgaaaagtcatagtatagtgttataattaagtcatagtacagtatggtattaaaggtcatagtataggatgtcataaaagtcatagtatagagtgttaaaaaaattatagtattgtatgtcataaaaagtcatgttgttgtatgttgtatattaaaaggtcatagtattatatgtcataaaagtcgttaaaattgtaaaaaagtgtaataacaagtcatggtatagtatgtcaaaactgtaataaaaagtcacagaatagcatgacaaaaatgtcttagtgtagtgttataaaaagtcatatttagtatgttaaaaaaagtaatagtaaaaactcatagtatagttttCTCAAAAACTGTCATCAAAAGTCATTGTATTATGTttaagaaaaagtaatagtattgtatgtcataaaaaatcctagtacagtatgtcaaaaaatgtcataaaagacAGTAATACTATTGTAtatcatgaaaagtcatggtatagtatgtaaaacaGATCatggtgttgtgtgttgtggtaTTGTATgcctgaaaaagtcatagtataatatgtcacaacatgtaatcaaaagtcatagtgtagtgttATAAAAACGTCTTTATTataacactatactatgacttcttcatagtatggtatgacaagaaatgtaataaagtaaGAATTGTCatgaaaatcataaaaagtcatagcgtGGTGTGTCAAAAATATAATAAGTTATAGTGTAGTATTGTTTAGCATCAATTGATAGTATagtagttttaatttttttaacagtttatagTATTTTACAGcatgttaaataatgtattaaaagtcacaatactgtatgtcataaaaaagtcatggtatttaatatgtcaaaagatttaatgaaaagtcatagtattgtatatcaAAACAATCATAGTGAAGTCTTATaaaaatgtcttagtatagtatgtcaaaaaatgtaacaaaaggtcatattatactatggcATAAAAGGTCACAGTTTTGTATTTCatgaaaagtcacagtataatatgtcaaagtcatagtatagtgtcataaaaatgtatagtgtagtatgtcataaaatgtaacaaaaagtcatagtagtagatttcatgaaaagtcatagtatagtgttataattaagtcatagtacagtatgttattaaaagtcatagtataggatgtcataaaaagtcatagtatagagtgataaaaaagttatagtattgtatgtcaaaaagtcatattgtagtatgtcaaaaagttagtGTTGTATGTCAtgacaagtcatagtatagtatgtcaaaactgtgataaaaagtcacagaatagtatgacaaaaatgtcTTAGTGTAGTgttattaaaagtcatagtataatctgtcataaaaagtaatattcagtatgtaaaaaaattaacaaaaagtaATCAGGTAGTGTtataaaaaatctattaaaaagtaatgaaacactcatagtgtagtatgtcaaacaatgtaataaaatgtcatagtattgtatgtcataaaaatcatGGTATTGTGTGTCCTAGTGTTGTATGTCATAAAAccctcatagtatagtattctcaaaaaatgtcataaaaagtcatagtatagtatgtcaaaacttgtaatcaaaagtcatagcactgtgtgtcagaaaaagtattgtattttataaaaagtcatagttcagTATGTCGAGaaattaataaaagtcatagtattgtatgtcattaaaagtcatatttcagtatgttaaaaatgtaacaaaaatgtaatactatagtgttataaaacaaatattaaaaagtaatggtatagtgTTATACTATACCTCtataactaaaacagaaaatataaaaaaattcaaaagaagccaatcacaaacatgaAAACTTTTAAGAGAGAATAAACTATTAGATGATAGTAAAAATAATATGAAGGGTATATGGAATATAATAAATGGTATTATAAGAAAGGGCACGAGACAGTTTAATTATCCCCAGTATTTCACTTGCaatgaaaacaatgttaatAATATTGGAGGACATGGtcaacaattttaataaatgttttgcaAATGTTGGACCAGATTTAGCTGGAAAAAAATCCTATTCCACAGATATTTGGTGACAGATATAATGATCATATTGAAAGAAATCCCTGCTCAATGTTTCTCAAAGcagtggaagaaaaagaaataagacattgttaaaaaatgctAAACGAAAGTACCTACTGATTTGAAGATAGATATCAAGAtagtaaaaaatgtatgatCAAAACCATTaacttactttttaaattagTCATTTAATTTATCAGTTTGGAATGACAAACTAAACTAACCacctaaaatgaaaacagcaaaagtCATACCTCCGTACAAAAGTGGTATGGCGATAAACACAACTTCACAAATTACAGGCCGGTCTCTCTACTGACACAATTCTCAAAAATTCAAGAAAAACACTTCTCTGGACAAAATTCATAGAttaaaaagtacagaaaaactaaattacttaCTGACAGTCAATATGGATTCAGATAAAATAGGTCAACATCACTAGCTTTAAGGTATattttagtatgtcaaaacaagtaaTCAAAGTCATGGTAATGTATATTGTAAAAGCCATCAGAatcaaaaactgttttatttccaCAATAAGTACACTTATGTAGAATTAGCCTTGGTTCAATTTAAGtcaactttacagatagagtaggtctagaacacacacTATAATTAAGCACCCAACTATTCTAGTAATTCACCCAAGAGCAAGCAGTACGACTTGTACCCTtgtaggaagaaaccttggagagagcaggctcttggtagacagTGTCTGACaaggccggttgggggtgaaaggttcatacataaacaaaaaaaagttttaaacaatgaatagagaaaaacaaatatctacAGGACATAGAAAGTGACTGATGCATAGGAAAAAAGACGGAATGTGTTGAGTGCAAGATTTGCAAAAAATATATGATAAATGCAATGGGCAGATTTACAGTCCAGGATGAAGGTTGGTGAGAGTGTAGTTActagggatggatggatggatggatggatggggggGAGAGATGTGCTTTTTTGACAGGATCCTGGTAGATGATGGAGCCCAGGAAGCGGAAGGACTCTACAATGTTGACTGTGGAGTCACCGAGGGTgatgggggcgggggggctgcATCCTTCCTCAAGTCCACAACCATCGATCTTCAGAGCGTTTAGCCCCaagttgttctgactgcaccaggtCACCAGGTGGTCATTCTCCCACCTGTAGGAGGACTCAGCCTCCCCAGAGATGAGTCCAATGAGGGAGGGGAACTTCAGGAACGTAAGGGACTGGTGACTGGAGATAGTATGGCATGTCAGTACTATACTGTTGACATATTATGATCTGTCAAAGATTTGTCAAAGAATTCATGGTAtagtgtcataaaaaagtcatagtttgtgtgttgtatgtcATTGAAAAATCAgtctagtatgtcaaaaaatttaataaaatgtcatagtgtagtatgtcaaaaaagtaatagtattgtatgtcataaaagtcatagtatagtacgtcaaaaaatgtaacaaaaagtcatagtattgacATACCAGTAGTGTTCTATGGCATAAAACGGTTTAAAGTATAGTATCTCACTAAAAGGgcatagtatttaaaaaaaaaagttgtattaaagtttgtcataaaatgtcatattatagtatttcaaaaaagtcatagttgcATATGTTAAGTAATagtatttgtcaaaaaagtgatgtcATAAAACATTCATGGTATATATGACCaaagtatgtgtgtatctgtagaTACCCTGTCCCCTGCAGACATTAACTGTAGATATTGAAGATGATTTAAAGATGTCTGAAAAGCATAACACTACAGTGTTAGCACAGCCACAAGGTTAGCTCCATGAAAACACCGATGTACAaaacattcaacacacacacacacacgcacacacctttTGAAAGTTCCAGCATTTTATTATTGAAATCTTATTACTGtagtcaacattttaattacatgaAAATCAATAATGGAGACTTACCATTAACAGAACAATATATAAAGATGTATCTGAAGGGATAAAAGTTCAATCGGAGCTTTGAGCTCTGatataaaaggaaaaagtgTTATTAGCTGAAGTCAGCCAGGCTACAGCTAAAATTCCACACTACTGTACGCTCCTTAGAATTAGGAATGAAGAGCAGGAAAGATCAGGTGTGTAACAATGAGGCCAGGCcaagacaaataaaacaattaaaaaattacaacaatgtTAGACTGATCCCAGAACAAAGGAGACTAAGGCGGATCTGAACAGGAGTTTCAGGACTACAGTATAAAGATTCAGACATAGGCTTAACTGTCGGTAATCAGCAGCATAAAGACAACCCCTCCCCAGATTACCCATAAATCACATCAAACAttcaagaataaaacaaactaagtGTTGATTATGTGTAGATGTTAAGTTGTTGTATCTGTTGTGTGTCAAGAGTCACAGCTAACCTTGTGACCAATATTATGAGCCTTTGCTCCTTTAAACTAGCAGATAAAGAATCAACAATCATGCATCCAGAGCAGATTGAGGGTGTAAGCATAGTGTTGctaaaaaacatacattttgagaCATTGATATAAATCTTTACACGCCTTGGGCACCGACGGTGtctgaaaagaaacaacacaggaaaacacattatttattctAAAAGGGTTGGACTATTAGATTATGCAGACACAAATAGTGGCCAATTTCTGCATAGACATACATATGGTAACAATAGACGTTGTGTTTTAGCCTTTGTAGTGTATTTGGCAACTACACAAACTGTGATCCATACCTGGCTCCTTCAGTGCCTGTGCATTTCCCACCAGCCCGGTCAGCGATTCAGTGTTCCCATTGAGGATCTCTGCAGACAGGTTGTTATTCTGCTGCTCCTCCACTATTCTCTTCTGTAGTTCCTCCTGT
The sequence above is drawn from the Etheostoma cragini isolate CJK2018 chromosome 2, CSU_Ecrag_1.0, whole genome shotgun sequence genome and encodes:
- the asah1b gene encoding N-acylsphingosine amidohydrolase (acid ceramidase) 1b, which gives rise to MGLCVFLILAALLSVASTQFIPPFTEECRTEMYPPNGPTFRGAVGWYTVDLDLPPRRRWTDIITDKKNDLVNMIQAIRDLADAFVPSGRLIELVDITLPLMVDTLPSPFGDEIRGIAAVSEIPLGEVVLFNIFYEVFTVCTSVIAEDNNGNLIHGRNLDFGLFMGWDVKNKSWIISEKLKPLVVNLDFKRNNQTVFKSTNFAGYVGMLTGIKPHMFTLTMNERFSLDGGYIGILEWILGKRDGMWMSFLTRSVLENANSYEEAKSRLVQTKLLAPAYFILGGNQTGQGCIITRSRLLSIDLLEIDLNLGRWYVLETNYDHWKEPLFLDDRRTPAMRCMNQTTQTNITLKSMYDVLSTKPVLNKLTTYTTLMQVSEGKLESYIRDCPNPCMPW